GTTAATATCCCTTTCATCGATAATATTGTATTTTAACTATATAATCACAATCTTTTTAAAAGAGgagaaaattctttcaaatcgaaaaatgtgaaagagGTTGCATTCGACGGAAATCTCAAAATAATCAGAGGAAAAGTAAATGCTTCAATGAAACAACGTACATATGCCGTTGAGGTACATATGATTGCTCCTTTTTACTATAGACATAGCTTCCTTAAGCTAACTTATTTCTTAGATACGCCTGTCTGATGAATATGAAGTTGAGACTTGCATGCTCTGTTTATGGTCAGAGGGTCCCGCATCTAGTTCGAAATTGACAATATCGCTTTGCTCAATGGGAATCAAAAAGtcattgtttttctttaatgGTTCCGGCAAATCTAGTTCGTCCGGTCCAAAGTCATACCAGCCAGATTGAGACTGATCAAGATCGCTTTCTAGTTCATTGTTTTGCACCTCGGGTCCGAAGTCGTACCATTCAGACTGATCAAGTACAATTCTGAATATTCAAGTTTCTGCGTAATGATTATGTTTGAATTTAgagcgcacttacggcgtgaaattcagtaaatttgcaAGTACGCAATAGGGTTACAGAAGTATTTTGATAGCGGACGCAtaagagggttgtagacgtattagggttacgGGCGTAATAGGGCTACGGGACGTATTATAgctacggacgaaataggattacgggttgtacggggcgtagtcgcagcaaacgctccgactgttctgatggcttgtttcgctgatttggcatctatagacaaccacaataggttacAAACGTATGTGTAAatctataagaccccagtacttcgtacgggtctaaacaaCAAATTCCACGACATcgtaaattttaccaaattgaaatcttcaaataaaaatggatCTGTATTTCAAAGCCTAATGTCTGGACatagaatttcattaaaaatcagACAGGATTTTACTCAAATCTAAAGTctgtttttgggaaaattataCGCCAACTATTATTACACTAGTCAACAAGaaacttttaactttttattttcaaacttaAAAGTACAATTGtgaaaagtttcctatgtgcagaatgagcaactggatctactaacacacacatatggtatgataaacaatcaaaacacattcttaacaatcaatgtgtttacttcattcatacgtgttatgtgcgcgcaAAGATGACTTTtacgtagaaatgcactgtaTGCAGGttaatagagtactgaaactaatttttcgggtaaaatttctcttgataaaactttcgcttactttcctcatcagctgccatttgtgacgcatatctttttgcgtgtcgaatctgtaagcgtcacctacaccgatatcagttcttttgtaagcgGATAAGAGGACTTgtgtcacacctccactgtaagtggttttgggcgatacaaaatagtactctatttggcagctgtcactcgaagcacttttgcctCTGATCTGACATAAGTCGACGCCgcacaaaaaatgttgccttATTCACACACTTCTTCAATAAATGAATGGTGTAGTCTTACTCATCAATAAAACACGTCGACCATAATTATAGACGCGTGGACAGTTTGTAGGtcagaataaaattttcgaaacatcTGAGTccaacaaagttttttcttttatagtAAACGGAAAATACTAAGAAATTAGAACGTGAAATTCGTAAACGATATTTGTTAGTCGAGTCAAAATTCAACTATTTATCAGTTGACTTATCAAACTTACCTTTCCTGTTTGTGCTCGCGCTTGCgtttggatttttattgttagAAAATCGTAAGTTCCCTAGTATTTCCATTACATCCGTTCCATGTATGCATTTTGTCAGTGACAAGAATTTTCGCCGTTCTACAGAGACAATTAATTTCTACACAACAATGGACGCAGAACGATGTGTTATGGTCGAAGCGAGTAACCACTTGGcaaaatcatcatcgtctCTACACTCACCAGTAAATATCCAAACTGGGCTCAACGACGATTGCTTGCAGGAAATTTTCGGACATTTGGATACATTAACAGATTTCGTGAACGTGGCCGCAGTGTGTCAAAGATTCCGACAAAATGCGATGCACTGTTATCCATTGCGCTTCAGACGTATCAATATTTCAAACGATAATCGCAAGTCTTCTGTTCATCCACACAGTATATCAAGTTGCTTACGGATATTCGGTCATTTGATCAAGTCAATCGACTTGATTTGCAACAACTTTGATTTCGAAAGAGATGATGATAACCGAAAAGAATACAACTTCATAGAACCTTCTAAGTttcgaaaaatcgatctgCTCAAATTGATTTCTGATTACTGTGGAGATAATTTGGTCGAGTTGCAAATTTCAGAAGGAACTGATGTGGTCTTCAATATATCAAGAAGTTCTCAATTCCAAGTTCTGCAGAGACTACTCATAATATATACCAAAAATGTTAGATTAGCTGCATTCAAAGAACTGAAATGTTTGAAGTTAATTGCAAACGATTCCGTAAATTTCGATTGTGTCGATTACCAATTTCCGAAATTAACGGCCattcaattccatttaatACGAGTCCTGGACGAGTCCTTGTTTATCGATTTTCTAACGGCAAATccacaaattcaaaatattcgtaTTTCTGGTTGTCAATCGCTGTCTAGTCGCATTCTTCAAAACATCGAAAATCTACAACCGAACCTCCAGCACTTAGTCTATTCAACGACCCCAGGAGACGTCGGTATTGAAGACAATGTTTTGCATTTGACTAAATTGGCAAATTTAAAGAGTCTGACTGTGCAAGGCTTTCATCCAATTTATAATCTTATTAACCTGCTCGCTGATCGAGAAGTACCAATTGagcatttgaaaatttctttttccgaTGCCGTCAAAGCTATGTCCAGTTTGACTAAGCTCCGCTCATTGTTCGTCCGTTTTTGTGATAAGGAAACAGCATATTATTTGATTAACAATATGCCTGCTCTGaaagaaattgacaaaattcgagTTGAACATCTATGGGATgtaattgaaatattgagAACATCCAAACAGCTGACGGttatcgattttattgttgtaaACGAAGTAAACGTCGATGTGAATCGTTACAATTCGATTTTGAATCTTGTTAAAAATCGAGTAAAAATTACGGTAAGGACCAATGGCCAACTTGATGTTCATCAAAACATCCTCGATTTGAACGCAGAATGGTTGTTGTGGAAAGCAACCAATAATGATGACTGACaactttttaaatatatttttgatctatttcattgttgaacttccgaagcatcactgatacaaataCCTACATTTGATCccaatttgtttttacataAATGCTGTATTCCTAaagaattgtcaaatttagacCATTAATAAATCGATTACTCAATACATGACAACGAgatttgacagaaaaagttcttcaaataaaccttTGAACGTAAGaccgaatgatctttgagttatttttagccccgtacgaagtactgggggcttataagattaatatgccgtttgtaacacgtcgaattggaagcagacagtaagggcaaagcatttggttgtgttcatagatgacgaatccgcaataaaaacaaggcatcagaacagtcggagcgtttgctgcgacttagccccgtacgatccgtaatcctatttcgtccgtaaccataatacgtccgtagccgtaatacgcccggaaccctaatacgtctaccaccctctaatgcgtctgttaccaaaatgcaagtcaagttgggcatggtcaaatttactgaaagtgttcatttttaaaattgcgcatagcgcaattacgaaagcccgtacgaagtacctctcaaataaaaccaacaatttacgatattattttagaaacccaaatttttttgccaactttccattgggtattcaattacctctcaaataaaacaaaatctagcaaaatcggttgagatttactcgatttatgtgcaaaaagcacttagggccgagtagcggccttagtccaagggcgcaaatttgaaaaaattttcgccacgttcttttcggtattcaattaccttccataaaaaactaaatctagcaaaatcggatgagatttactcgatttatgtgcaaaaaacacttagggccgagtagcggccttagtccaagggcccaaatttgaaactttttttgccatcattctattcggcattcaactatctctcaaatgaaacaaaatctagcaaaatcggatgagatttactcgatttatgtgcaaaaaacacttagggccgagtagcggccttagtccaagggcccaaatttgaaacattttttgccatcattctattcggtattcaattatctctcaaataaaacaaaatctagcaaaatcggatgagatttactcgatttatgtgcaaaaaacacttagggccgagtagcggccttagtccaagggcccaaatttgaaacttttttcgccacgttcttttcggtattcaattaccttccataaaaaactaaatctggcaaaatcggatgagatttactcgatttatgtggaaaaaacacttagggccgagtaacgacctttgagccctcccaacaagctcgcgttgcatcctacacaaaaacaatgttcagcaactttgttctactcgtcaatacctttcatttgatatatcacaagcagctattgcgtgcgtatttcggtagatatcgtcgaaagactgaaaaacacctatagggccctagctctggaagggccgacccgaccatgcccattttcgaacttgaccttacttttgtcgataccaatcggggaaaaaaagaattttgaaaaaaggttgtgatttgctcaagctagaggggtcacggacggacggacggacggatgttttagggtaagatgcaacgcgggcttgttgggagggctcaaaggtcgttactcggccctaagtgttttttgcacataaatcgagtaaatctcatccgattttgctatatttagctttttatggaaggtaattgaataccgaaaagaacgtggcgaaaaaagtttcaaatttgggccgttggactaaggccgctactcggccctaagtgttttttgcacataaatcgagtaaatctcatccgattttgctagatttagttccatttgagagataattgaatgccgaaaataacgtggcgaaaaaagtttcaaatttgggcccttggactaaggccgctactcggccctaagtgttttttgcacataaatcgagtaaatctcatccaattttgctagattttgttccatttgagagataattgaatgccgaatagaatgatggcaaaaaaagtttcaaatttgggcccttggactaaggccactactcggccctaagtgtttttcgcacataaatcgagtaaatctcatccgattttgctagattttgtttcatttgagagataattgaataccgaaaataacgtggcgaaaaaagtttcaaatttgggcccttggactaaggccgctactcggccctaagtgctttttacacgtaaatcgagtaaatctcatccgattttgcgagatttagttttttatggaagggaattgaatacagaaaataacgtggcgaaaaaagtttcaaatttgggcccttggactaaggccgctactcggccctaagtgtttcttgcacataaatcgagtaaatctcatccgattttgctagattttgttccatttgagagataattgaatgccgaatagaatgatggcgaaaaaagtttcaaatttgggcccttggactaaggccgctactcggccctaagtgttttttgcacataaatcgagtaaatctcatccgattttgctagtttttgtttcatttgagagataattgaatacccaatagaaagttgggtttctaaaataatgtcgtaaattgttggttttatttgagaggtacttcgtacgggctttcgtaattgcgctatgcgcaattttaaaaaagaacactttcagtaaatttgaccatgcccaacttggtattagggttccgggcgtattacggctacggacgtattatggttacggacgaaataggattacgggtcgtacggggctaagtcgcagcaaacgctccgactgttctgatggctcgttttcttataaatttgcagcaagattttcaatcaaccataaatcgtaaattaaatgtgactcgtgtgaattacggccctcgctccgctctggccgcaaacttcgcactcgtatgagctatctattattctgtttgattgcccttttgtaaaatttaatcagagcagatgcgaagttttacgaatgtggaacgatgagaggactctttcactttggtaaaaaattaaaaaaacgcgTTGGGTTTCTTCTCTTACCATTTTGACACAACATAACACAAACctcaattaaaacaatttctacaactaaacatttttcataccaaatagtactctatttggcagctgtcactcgacgCGCtgttgcttgaagtgcgttgctgaTAGGTATGATCAATGACGATCTA
Above is a window of Bradysia coprophila strain Holo2 unplaced genomic scaffold, BU_Bcop_v1 contig_476, whole genome shotgun sequence DNA encoding:
- the LOC119082672 gene encoding uncharacterized protein LOC119082672, translated to MDAERCVMVEASNHLAKSSSSLHSPVNIQTGLNDDCLQEIFGHLDTLTDFVNVAAVCQRFRQNAMHCYPLRFRRINISNDNRKSSVHPHSISSCLRIFGHLIKSIDLICNNFDFERDDDNRKEYNFIEPSKFRKIDLLKLISDYCGDNLVELQISEGTDVVFNISRSSQFQVLQRLLIIYTKNVRLAAFKELKCLKLIANDSVNFDCVDYQFPKLTAIQFHLIRVLDESLFIDFLTANPQIQNIRISGCQSLSSRILQNIENLQPNLQHLVYSTTPGDVGIEDNVLHLTKLANLKSLTVQGFHPIYNLINLLADREVPIEHLKISFSDAVKAMSSLTKLRSLFVRFCDKETAYYLINNMPALKEIDKIRVEHLWDVIEILRTSKQLTVIDFIVVNEVNVDVNRYNSILNLVKNRVKITVRTNGQLDVHQNILDLNAEWLLWKATNNDD